A single Pseudomonas sp. HN11 DNA region contains:
- the hutU gene encoding urocanate hydratase — MTKPTKYRDVEIRAAHGNKLTAKSWLTEAPLRMLMNNLDPQVAENPKELVVYGGIGRAARNWECYDQIVESLTNLNDDETLLVQSGKPVGVFKTHNNAPRVLIANSNLVPHWASWEHFNELDAKGLAMYGQMTAGSWIYIGSQGIVQGTYETFVEAGRQHYDSNLKGRWVLTAGLGGMGGAQPLAATLAGACSLNIECQQVSIDFRLNSRYVDEQATDLDDALARIAKYTKEGKAISIALLGNAAEILPELVKRGVRPDMVTDQTSAHDPLNGYLPAGWTWDEYRARAKTEPAAVIKAAKQSMAVHVKAMLEFQKQGIPTFDYGNNIRQMAQEEGVENAFDFPGFVPAYIRPLFCRGIGPFRWAALSGDPQDIYKTDAKVKELIPDDAHLHNWLDMARERISFQGLPARICWVGLGQRARLGLAFNEMVRSGELSAPVVIGRDHLDSGSVSSPNRETEAMQDGSDAVSDWPLLNALLNTASGATWVSLHHGGGVGMGFSQHSGMVIVCDGTDEAAERIARVLHNDPATGVMRHADAGYQIAIDCAKEQGLNLPMIK; from the coding sequence GTGACTAAGCCAACCAAGTACCGTGACGTCGAAATCCGTGCCGCCCACGGTAACAAGCTCACTGCCAAAAGCTGGCTGACTGAAGCGCCGCTGCGCATGCTGATGAACAACCTCGACCCGCAAGTGGCCGAGAACCCGAAAGAACTGGTGGTGTACGGCGGTATCGGCCGTGCGGCGCGTAATTGGGAGTGCTACGACCAGATCGTCGAGAGCCTGACTAATCTGAATGACGACGAAACCCTGCTGGTGCAATCCGGCAAGCCGGTCGGCGTGTTCAAGACCCACAACAACGCCCCGCGTGTGCTGATCGCCAACTCCAACCTGGTGCCGCACTGGGCGAGCTGGGAACATTTCAACGAACTGGATGCCAAGGGCTTGGCCATGTACGGCCAGATGACTGCCGGCAGCTGGATCTACATCGGCAGCCAGGGCATCGTCCAGGGCACCTATGAGACCTTCGTCGAGGCCGGTCGCCAGCATTACGACAGCAACCTCAAAGGCCGTTGGGTGCTCACCGCCGGCCTCGGCGGCATGGGCGGTGCACAGCCTCTGGCCGCGACCCTGGCCGGTGCATGCTCGCTGAACATCGAGTGCCAGCAGGTCAGCATCGACTTCCGCCTGAACAGCCGGTATGTCGACGAGCAAGCCACCGACCTCGACGATGCCTTGGCGCGTATTGCCAAGTACACCAAGGAAGGCAAGGCTATCTCCATCGCCCTGCTGGGTAACGCCGCAGAAATCTTGCCGGAACTGGTCAAGCGTGGCGTGCGCCCGGACATGGTCACCGACCAGACCAGCGCCCACGACCCCCTCAATGGTTACCTGCCCGCCGGCTGGACCTGGGACGAATACCGCGCCCGCGCCAAGACCGAGCCGGCCGCCGTGATCAAGGCCGCCAAGCAGTCGATGGCCGTGCACGTCAAAGCCATGCTGGAATTCCAGAAGCAAGGCATCCCGACCTTCGACTACGGCAACAACATCCGCCAGATGGCCCAGGAAGAGGGCGTGGAAAACGCATTCGACTTTCCAGGTTTCGTACCGGCCTACATCCGCCCACTGTTCTGCCGTGGCATCGGCCCGTTCCGCTGGGCGGCACTGTCCGGCGACCCGCAAGACATCTACAAGACCGACGCCAAGGTCAAAGAGCTGATCCCGGACGACGCCCACTTGCACAACTGGCTGGACATGGCCCGCGAGCGCATCAGCTTCCAGGGTCTGCCGGCGCGTATCTGCTGGGTCGGCCTGGGCCAGCGCGCCAGGCTCGGCCTGGCGTTCAACGAGATGGTACGCAGCGGCGAGTTGTCGGCACCGGTGGTGATCGGCCGTGACCACCTCGACTCCGGCTCGGTGTCCAGCCCGAACCGCGAAACCGAAGCCATGCAGGACGGTTCCGACGCCGTGTCCGACTGGCCGCTGCTCAACGCCTTGCTCAACACCGCCAGCGGCGCGACCTGGGTTTCGCTGCACCACGGTGGTGGCGTAGGCATGGGCTTCTCCCAGCACTCCGGCATGGTGATCGTGTGCGACGGCACTGACGAAGCGGCTGAACGCATTGCCCGCGTCCTGCACAACGACCCGGCCACCGGGGTGATGCGTCACGCGGATGCCGGTTACCAAATCGCGATTGATTGCGCCAAAGAGCAGGGCCTCAATCTCCCGATGATCAAGTAA
- a CDS encoding lipocalin family protein → MIRFVLFLCASLFLAGCASHSGDDLQPKTASNVNLKRYQGTWYELARLPMYFQRNCAQSEARYTLLPDGDMSVFNRCLTTEWKWEEAKGTATPQVPGKTDKLWVEFNNWFTALLPGVAKGDYWVLYVSDDYKTAIVGSPSRRYMWILSRTPTVSADTREDLLSRARQQGYDTTRLIWRTSDKQMAKTSQ, encoded by the coding sequence ATGATCCGTTTTGTTTTGTTCCTTTGTGCCAGCCTGTTTTTGGCAGGCTGCGCCAGCCATTCTGGCGATGATCTGCAACCCAAGACTGCAAGCAACGTCAACCTCAAACGTTACCAGGGCACCTGGTATGAGTTGGCTCGATTACCGATGTACTTCCAGCGCAACTGCGCGCAGTCCGAAGCCCGCTACACCCTGTTGCCCGACGGCGACATGTCGGTGTTCAACCGCTGCCTGACAACCGAATGGAAGTGGGAAGAAGCCAAGGGCACCGCTACCCCGCAAGTGCCGGGCAAGACCGACAAGCTATGGGTGGAATTCAATAACTGGTTTACCGCATTGTTGCCGGGCGTTGCCAAGGGCGATTACTGGGTATTGTATGTCAGTGATGACTACAAAACCGCGATTGTGGGCAGTCCGAGCCGGCGCTATATGTGGATATTGTCGCGCACGCCAACGGTCAGTGCGGACACCCGCGAAGACCTGCTGAGCAGGGCGCGTCAACAGGGATATGACACCACGCGGTTGATCTGGCGTACGTCGGACAAGCAGATGGCGAAGACCTCACAATAA
- the hutC gene encoding histidine utilization repressor translates to MDESPAPLYARVKQMISQQILNGNWPPHYRVPSESELVSQLGFSRMTINRALRELTAEGLLVRMQGVGTFVAEPKSQSALFEVHNIADEIASRGHRHTCQVIHLGEEAAGSERAVALEMREGGRVFHSLIVHFENDIPVQIEDRFVNALVAPEYLQQDFTQQTPYAYLNQVAPLTEGEHVVEAILADAAECKLLQIEPTEPCLLIRRRTWSGRQPVTAARLIHPGSRHSLEGRFSK, encoded by the coding sequence ATGGACGAAAGTCCGGCGCCCTTGTATGCCCGCGTCAAACAGATGATCAGCCAGCAAATTCTCAACGGCAACTGGCCGCCCCATTACCGCGTGCCGTCCGAGAGCGAACTGGTCAGCCAGCTGGGTTTCAGCCGCATGACCATCAACCGCGCCCTGCGCGAACTCACCGCCGAAGGGTTGCTGGTGCGCATGCAAGGCGTCGGCACCTTTGTCGCCGAGCCCAAGAGCCAGTCTGCCCTGTTCGAAGTGCACAACATTGCCGATGAGATCGCCTCACGCGGCCATCGACACACGTGTCAGGTTATCCACCTGGGCGAAGAGGCTGCCGGTTCCGAGCGCGCCGTTGCCCTGGAGATGCGTGAAGGCGGGCGCGTTTTCCATTCCTTGATCGTGCACTTCGAAAACGATATCCCCGTGCAAATCGAAGACCGTTTCGTCAACGCCCTGGTCGCGCCGGAATACCTGCAGCAGGATTTCACCCAGCAAACGCCGTATGCCTACCTGAACCAGGTGGCACCGCTGACCGAAGGCGAGCACGTGGTCGAAGCTATCCTCGCCGACGCCGCCGAGTGCAAGTTGCTGCAGATTGAACCCACTGAACCGTGCCTTTTGATTCGCAGGCGTACCTGGTCGGGGCGCCAGCCGGTGACCGCCGCGCGTTTGATCCACCCTGGTTCCCGTCACAGCCTCGAAGGACGTTTCAGTAAATGA
- a CDS encoding DUF3999 domain-containing protein has product MGKLSLSGLTVWMLCSAAFAQERPADFTTQVPLAVSGTGPWYRLELPLAVQLNARQADLGDVRVFNAAGESQAYALSRQSAQRTENRNVTDVKWFPLYAADTEQALPDVVMKATTTGTLVQITSATAPTPGKQVLRGWVLDASAIKAPLQQLSLDWSHEQEGFQRFSIEASDDLQHWRAWGDGQVARLSFADERVEQHDVSLPGQAARYLRLVWQGQEAPLLTSAQLVSVTSSSVPLPLVWSQPLAGTRLKAGEYSWQLPAGLSLERLRIELKQPNTLAPVMLAGRRDSKQAWQPLSNGVLYRLTQNGRDVVQDELQLPGQMVAELKLAVDERGGGLGIEAPTLRFAVRATQLVFLARGEPPFTLALGNASVKAANLPLSTLIPDYSAERLKMLGQASVTGEIATAPHAVDSGTDWKQLGLWAVLLLGVAALGAMAYSLLRKPSVAR; this is encoded by the coding sequence ATGGGCAAGCTGAGTCTGAGTGGGTTGACGGTATGGATGCTGTGCTCGGCGGCGTTTGCTCAAGAACGTCCGGCTGACTTCACCACCCAGGTGCCGCTGGCCGTGAGCGGTACTGGCCCCTGGTACCGCCTGGAACTGCCGTTGGCCGTGCAATTGAACGCACGCCAGGCCGATCTCGGCGATGTGCGGGTGTTCAACGCCGCCGGTGAATCCCAGGCCTATGCATTGTCGCGCCAGTCCGCGCAGCGCACCGAGAATCGCAACGTTACCGACGTGAAATGGTTCCCGCTTTACGCCGCCGACACTGAGCAAGCCTTGCCCGACGTGGTGATGAAGGCCACCACCACAGGCACCCTGGTGCAAATCACCTCAGCCACTGCACCGACACCCGGCAAGCAAGTGCTGCGCGGCTGGGTGTTGGACGCCAGTGCGATAAAGGCGCCTTTGCAGCAATTGAGCCTGGACTGGAGCCATGAACAAGAGGGCTTCCAGCGTTTCAGCATTGAAGCCAGTGATGACTTGCAGCACTGGCGAGCCTGGGGCGATGGGCAGGTGGCGCGTTTGTCGTTCGCCGACGAACGGGTCGAGCAGCATGACGTGAGCCTGCCTGGGCAAGCAGCGCGTTACCTGCGCCTGGTCTGGCAAGGCCAGGAGGCGCCTTTGCTGACCTCTGCCCAGTTGGTGAGTGTCACCAGTAGCAGCGTGCCGCTGCCTTTGGTGTGGTCGCAACCCTTGGCGGGTACGCGGCTCAAGGCCGGGGAGTACAGCTGGCAGTTACCCGCGGGGCTGAGTCTAGAGCGGCTGCGCATCGAGTTGAAACAACCCAACACCTTGGCGCCCGTGATGCTGGCGGGGCGCAGGGACAGCAAGCAGGCCTGGCAACCCCTGAGCAATGGCGTGCTGTATCGCCTGACCCAGAATGGCCGGGACGTGGTGCAGGATGAATTGCAGCTGCCGGGCCAGATGGTTGCCGAGCTCAAGTTGGCCGTAGATGAGCGCGGTGGCGGCCTGGGTATCGAGGCACCGACGTTGCGTTTTGCGGTACGCGCCACGCAGTTGGTGTTTCTTGCGCGGGGTGAGCCGCCATTCACGCTGGCGCTGGGCAATGCGTCGGTCAAGGCGGCGAATCTTCCGCTCTCGACCCTGATTCCCGACTACAGCGCCGAGCGTCTCAAGATGCTAGGGCAGGCCTCGGTCACCGGGGAAATCGCCACTGCACCGCACGCGGTCGATAGTGGAACAGACTGGAAACAACTCGGCCTCTGGGCCGTATTGCTGCTCGGCGTGGCGGCACTGGGCGCCATGGCCTACAGTTTGCTGCGCAAGCCGTCGGTGGCACGTTAA
- a CDS encoding formimidoylglutamate deiminase, with product MSAFFAERALLPNGWANDVRLEVSAEGLLTKVEADASAEAAERLRGPVLAGMPNLHSHAFQRAMAGLAEVAGNPNDSFWTWRDLMYRMVGKINPDQLQVIARQLYIEMLKVGYTSVAEFHYVHHDVSGQPYADRTELSRQISQAAVGSGIGLTLVPVLYTHSGFGGQAPNEGQRRFINSTEQYLDLQAQLKPILAAQSAQQLGLCFHSLRAVTPEQINDVLAASDKACPVHIHIAEQQKEVDDCLAWSGKRPLQWLYDNIEVDERWCLVHATHADADEVARMAKSRAIAGLCLTTEANLGDGIFPAVDFLAQSGRMGIGSDSHVSLSVVEELRWLEYGQRLRDQRRNRLYRSDQPMVGRTLFDAALDGGAQALGQPIGRLEVGKRADWIVLDGNDPYLATATEDGILNRWLFAGGDRQVRDVLVNGKWVVRDGRHAGEEESSRAFTHVLKELLG from the coding sequence ATGTCCGCTTTCTTTGCCGAACGCGCGCTGCTGCCTAATGGATGGGCCAATGATGTACGTCTTGAAGTCAGCGCCGAGGGCCTGCTGACAAAAGTTGAGGCCGATGCCAGCGCAGAGGCTGCCGAACGGCTGAGAGGCCCGGTTTTAGCGGGCATGCCGAATCTGCATTCCCACGCATTCCAGCGTGCCATGGCCGGTTTGGCGGAAGTCGCCGGCAACCCGAATGACAGCTTCTGGACATGGCGCGACTTGATGTATCGCATGGTGGGCAAGATCAACCCGGACCAATTGCAGGTAATCGCGCGCCAGCTGTACATCGAGATGCTCAAGGTGGGATACACATCGGTGGCCGAATTTCACTATGTGCACCATGACGTCAGTGGGCAGCCGTATGCGGATCGAACGGAACTGTCGCGGCAGATCAGCCAGGCGGCCGTCGGCAGCGGGATTGGTCTGACACTGGTGCCTGTGCTTTACACCCACTCCGGGTTTGGCGGCCAGGCACCGAATGAAGGCCAGCGGCGCTTTATCAACAGTACCGAACAGTACCTGGACCTGCAGGCGCAGTTGAAACCTATCCTCGCCGCGCAATCGGCACAGCAGCTGGGGCTGTGTTTCCACTCGTTGCGCGCGGTCACGCCCGAGCAAATCAATGACGTGCTGGCCGCCAGCGACAAGGCGTGCCCGGTGCATATCCACATCGCCGAACAGCAAAAGGAAGTCGATGACTGTCTGGCCTGGAGCGGCAAGCGCCCGCTGCAATGGCTGTATGACAACATTGAAGTGGATGAGCGCTGGTGCCTGGTGCATGCCACGCATGCCGATGCTGATGAAGTCGCACGCATGGCCAAGAGCCGCGCGATTGCCGGCTTGTGCCTGACCACCGAGGCCAATCTCGGCGATGGTATTTTCCCGGCGGTGGACTTTCTCGCTCAAAGTGGGCGTATGGGTATCGGGTCCGACAGTCATGTGTCACTGAGCGTGGTAGAAGAGCTGCGCTGGTTGGAATACGGCCAGCGCCTGCGCGATCAGCGGCGTAATCGCTTGTATCGCAGTGACCAGCCTATGGTGGGTCGCACGCTGTTTGACGCCGCGCTGGACGGCGGCGCACAGGCGTTGGGCCAGCCGATTGGTCGCCTGGAAGTGGGCAAGCGTGCAGATTGGATTGTGCTGGACGGTAATGATCCGTACCTGGCCACGGCGACCGAGGATGGGATCCTCAACCGCTGGTTATTTGCCGGCGGGGATCGGCAGGTGCGGGATGTGCTGGTCAACGGCAAGTGGGTGGTGCGCGATGGGCGTCATGCTGGTGAAGAGGAAAGCAGCCGGGCCTTCACGCACGTATTGAAGGAGTTGCTCGGTTAA
- a CDS encoding lipoprotein: MSLRRLALLAFCVLLAACSKVNQENYQKLSAGMAKAEVESLLGKPTDCSGALGMSSCTWGDKNSFISVQYAGDKVLMFSGQGLK; the protein is encoded by the coding sequence ATGTCGTTACGCCGTCTCGCTTTGCTGGCTTTTTGCGTGCTGTTGGCCGCTTGCAGCAAGGTCAATCAAGAAAACTACCAAAAATTGTCGGCTGGCATGGCCAAGGCAGAGGTGGAGTCTTTGCTGGGCAAGCCGACCGACTGTTCCGGCGCGCTGGGTATGTCCAGTTGCACCTGGGGCGATAAAAACAGCTTTATCAGCGTTCAATATGCCGGTGACAAGGTTCTGATGTTTTCCGGGCAAGGCCTGAAGTAA
- a CDS encoding HutD/Ves family protein — protein sequence MSTVKVWRAADYIRMPWKNGGGSTEEITRDAGAGLDGFGWRLSIADIAESGGFSTFAGYQRVITVIKGAGMVLTVDGEEQRGLLPLQPFAFRGDSQVSCRLITGPIRDFNLIYSPQRYHARLQWIDGVQRFFSTAQTVLVFSVADEVKVLDQKLGHHDCLQVDGNTGLLDVCVVGRSCIIELTARG from the coding sequence ATGAGTACCGTGAAAGTCTGGCGCGCCGCTGATTACATCCGCATGCCGTGGAAAAACGGCGGTGGCAGCACTGAAGAAATCACTCGTGATGCCGGCGCCGGGCTGGATGGCTTTGGCTGGCGCTTGTCGATAGCGGATATCGCGGAGTCGGGAGGTTTTTCCACCTTTGCGGGCTACCAGCGTGTGATCACTGTGATCAAAGGCGCGGGCATGGTGTTGACCGTGGATGGCGAGGAGCAGCGCGGGTTGTTACCGCTGCAACCCTTTGCGTTCAGGGGTGACAGCCAGGTGTCCTGCCGGCTTATCACTGGTCCGATCCGCGACTTCAATCTGATCTACTCGCCCCAGCGTTACCACGCACGGCTGCAGTGGATCGACGGTGTGCAGCGTTTTTTCAGCACGGCGCAGACCGTGTTGGTGTTCAGTGTCGCGGATGAGGTAAAGGTGCTAGACCAGAAGCTGGGCCATCACGATTGCCTGCAAGTGGACGGTAACACTGGCCTGTTGGACGTTTGCGTCGTGGGCCGCAGCTGCATCATCGAACTGACCGCACGCGGTTAA
- a CDS encoding class 1 fructose-bisphosphatase, with amino-acid sequence MSRVTLSRYLIEQTRSNNTPADLRFLIEVVARACKEISHAVSKGALGGVLGSMGTENVQGEVQKKLDVLSNEILLEANEWGGHLAGMASEEMDNAYQIPGKYPKGAYLLVFDPLDGSSNIDINAPVGTIFSVLRCPNEYLSQNEALNEKAFLQPGTEQVAAGYAIYGPQTMLVLTLGDGVKGFTLDREMGSFVLTHEDISIPASTQEFAINMSNQRHWEEPVKRYVNELMEGEEGPLKKNFNMRWVAAMVADVHRILTRGGLFMYPRDSREPSKPGKLRLMYEANPMSFLVEQAGGASTDGHQRILDIQPEGLHQRVAVFLGSKEEVERVTAYHKK; translated from the coding sequence ATGTCCCGCGTTACCTTGAGTCGCTATTTGATTGAGCAGACCCGCAGCAACAACACGCCTGCCGATCTGCGCTTCCTTATCGAAGTGGTGGCGCGTGCCTGCAAGGAAATCAGCCACGCCGTGTCCAAAGGTGCACTGGGTGGTGTCCTGGGCAGCATGGGCACCGAAAACGTGCAGGGCGAAGTGCAGAAGAAGCTCGACGTACTTTCCAACGAGATCCTCCTCGAAGCCAACGAATGGGGCGGTCACCTGGCCGGCATGGCGTCCGAAGAAATGGACAATGCCTACCAGATCCCCGGCAAATACCCGAAAGGCGCGTACCTGCTGGTGTTCGACCCACTGGACGGTTCGTCCAACATCGATATCAACGCACCGGTCGGCACCATCTTCTCGGTACTGCGTTGCCCGAACGAATACCTGAGCCAGAACGAAGCCCTGAACGAAAAGGCCTTCCTGCAGCCTGGCACCGAGCAGGTCGCTGCCGGTTACGCCATCTACGGCCCGCAGACCATGCTGGTACTGACCCTGGGCGACGGCGTCAAAGGCTTCACCCTGGACCGCGAAATGGGCAGCTTCGTACTGACCCACGAAGACATCTCCATCCCGGCTTCCACCCAGGAATTCGCGATCAACATGTCCAACCAGCGTCACTGGGAAGAACCGGTAAAGCGCTATGTCAACGAACTGATGGAAGGCGAAGAAGGCCCGTTGAAGAAAAACTTCAACATGCGCTGGGTGGCCGCGATGGTTGCCGACGTGCACCGCATCCTGACCCGTGGTGGCCTGTTCATGTACCCACGGGACAGCCGCGAGCCATCCAAGCCGGGCAAGCTGCGCCTGATGTACGAAGCCAACCCGATGTCGTTCCTGGTTGAGCAGGCGGGCGGTGCGTCCACCGATGGCCACCAGCGCATCCTCGACATCCAGCCTGAAGGCCTGCACCAGCGTGTGGCCGTGTTCCTGGGTTCGAAGGAAGAAGTTGAGCGTGTGACGGCCTATCACAAGAAGTAA
- a CDS encoding DUF2339 domain-containing protein, producing the protein MQWIFMLIGLVLGWTLDESFSDAGIGALLGLGIGQAIRLAQLAAQADKQARQLETTQKSLIALGERLRQLEVPAPTGSVIVEPSVPEPAPVVKPPELVWELPAELAPVARVAEPSQPLPDDVWAPTPSPKKPATPRGPGLIERAISGARNWLFGGNTVLRVGVVLLFLGLAFLLRYATEGIVVPIELRYAGVAAAALGLLGLGWWLRLRNSNYGLMLQGAGIAVLYLTVFAAMRLHPLIDPGAAMGLLVAVTVCSAILAITQDALGLACAAALGGFAAPILVSTGVGSHVALFSYFALLNAGILTIAWFKAWRLLNVIGFVGTFGIGFAWGMRSYTPELLWSTEPFLILFFLMYLAIGLLFARRKLLEFPDASEGASRGAQLRSSAARGDYVDGTLLFGPPLVGFGLQFALVQHLEFAAAFSALGLGIIYMVLARLLSGGRALLLTETCLALGVIFASLTIPLGLDARWTAAAWAVEGAGIFWLGLRQHRPVARAFALLLQLGSLLAFLSELRDGQDTLLQGPPLGALLLGAALLFSFYQLHKAAPEQTRRWERLGAPVLAVLGLGCAYLLAPLLFSTQGSIVGWVVAGLATLWAGQRIGSPVVVRCGVAVQVLAGALFALDPVNNAWTPLIIALAAMLGAWRLPRGRLSAGLLAWGVAWWALAVIIEVWRLAPAALHVALLLLAVALSGVIWTALALRLRWTALGIASTLLMPAVGLVLWGAWTDYYHPAAQFGWLAWLAVFVVHFISLRRLAALVPGKVLGAAHVLGCWMLIGVLALELRYGLLLLSSEYNAWRWLGWAILPSLYLVLAAAPRSWPWPISAYPRAYRVLAALPLAVLMLGWFWLANIFSDGTAKPLPYVPLLNPLDLGLLFALLGIYLWSRSATPQRGPRVELIAQGVAGTSLFAFFTALVMRTAHHWGGVPFYLEALLESMLVQAGLSIIWTLIALSLMIGGHLRHRREVWLIGAALIAVVVAKLFFVELSNRGGLARIVSFIGVGGLLLVVGYFAPLPPKRVETEEASS; encoded by the coding sequence ATGCAATGGATTTTCATGCTGATTGGCCTAGTGCTCGGCTGGACACTCGACGAGTCGTTCAGTGATGCGGGCATCGGTGCGCTGTTGGGTTTGGGCATTGGCCAGGCGATTCGCCTGGCGCAGTTGGCGGCCCAGGCAGACAAGCAGGCGCGTCAGTTGGAAACCACGCAGAAGTCGCTGATTGCGTTGGGCGAACGCCTGCGGCAGTTGGAGGTGCCCGCGCCCACTGGCAGTGTGATTGTCGAACCCTCCGTCCCTGAGCCAGCACCTGTCGTCAAGCCGCCCGAGCTGGTGTGGGAGCTGCCTGCCGAATTGGCACCTGTTGCCAGGGTCGCCGAACCGAGCCAGCCGCTGCCGGATGACGTGTGGGCTCCGACGCCCTCTCCTAAAAAGCCTGCAACCCCGCGCGGCCCTGGCCTGATCGAGCGCGCCATCAGCGGCGCGCGCAATTGGCTGTTTGGCGGCAACACCGTGCTGCGCGTCGGCGTGGTGCTGTTGTTCCTCGGCCTGGCGTTCCTGCTGCGTTATGCCACTGAAGGCATTGTGGTGCCGATCGAACTGCGTTACGCCGGTGTTGCCGCTGCTGCCTTGGGCTTGCTGGGTTTGGGCTGGTGGCTGCGGCTGCGTAACAGCAACTACGGCTTGATGCTGCAAGGCGCGGGCATTGCAGTGTTGTACCTCACGGTATTTGCGGCGATGCGTTTGCATCCGCTGATTGATCCCGGTGCCGCAATGGGGTTGCTGGTCGCCGTCACGGTATGTTCGGCGATCCTGGCGATCACCCAGGATGCGCTCGGCCTGGCCTGTGCGGCGGCGTTGGGCGGGTTTGCGGCACCGATCCTGGTGTCGACCGGCGTCGGTAGCCATGTGGCGCTGTTCAGCTACTTTGCGTTGCTCAACGCCGGCATCCTCACGATTGCCTGGTTCAAGGCCTGGCGTCTGCTGAACGTGATCGGTTTTGTGGGCACCTTTGGTATCGGTTTCGCCTGGGGCATGCGTTCCTACACGCCGGAGCTGTTGTGGAGTACCGAGCCGTTCCTGATCCTGTTTTTCCTGATGTACCTGGCTATCGGCCTGCTGTTTGCTCGGCGCAAATTGCTGGAATTCCCCGACGCCTCCGAGGGTGCCAGCCGTGGCGCGCAACTGCGCTCGTCGGCGGCCAGGGGGGATTATGTCGACGGTACCTTGTTATTCGGCCCGCCCCTGGTGGGCTTTGGCTTGCAGTTCGCACTGGTGCAACACCTTGAATTTGCTGCTGCGTTCAGCGCGCTGGGCCTAGGCATTATTTACATGGTATTGGCCCGTTTACTCAGTGGCGGGCGCGCCTTGCTCCTGACGGAAACGTGCCTGGCCCTGGGCGTGATTTTCGCCAGCCTGACTATTCCTTTGGGCCTCGACGCACGCTGGACGGCTGCGGCGTGGGCCGTCGAAGGCGCCGGGATTTTCTGGCTCGGTCTACGCCAACATCGACCCGTGGCGCGGGCGTTCGCCTTGTTGCTGCAACTGGGTTCGCTGCTGGCCTTCCTCAGCGAACTGCGCGATGGCCAGGACACTTTACTGCAGGGGCCGCCATTGGGGGCGCTGTTGCTGGGCGCGGCACTGTTGTTCAGCTTTTATCAACTACACAAAGCCGCGCCGGAACAGACCCGGCGTTGGGAGCGCCTCGGTGCTCCAGTGCTCGCCGTGCTTGGTCTGGGCTGCGCTTACCTGCTGGCGCCGCTGTTGTTTTCAACCCAAGGCAGCATCGTCGGTTGGGTTGTTGCTGGCCTTGCGACCTTGTGGGCGGGCCAGCGTATTGGCTCGCCAGTGGTCGTGCGCTGTGGCGTTGCTGTGCAGGTGCTTGCCGGTGCGCTGTTTGCGCTCGATCCCGTGAATAATGCCTGGACGCCGCTGATCATTGCCTTGGCGGCGATGCTCGGCGCCTGGCGCTTGCCCCGTGGCCGCTTGTCTGCAGGTCTGCTGGCGTGGGGCGTGGCCTGGTGGGCGTTGGCGGTGATCATTGAAGTGTGGCGCTTGGCACCTGCGGCCTTGCACGTTGCGCTGTTGCTGCTGGCGGTTGCGCTGAGCGGGGTGATCTGGACGGCACTGGCGCTGCGTTTGCGCTGGACGGCGTTGGGTATCGCCAGCACGTTGCTGATGCCAGCGGTGGGCCTCGTATTGTGGGGCGCGTGGACCGATTATTACCACCCGGCCGCGCAGTTCGGCTGGCTGGCCTGGCTGGCGGTGTTCGTGGTGCATTTCATCTCGCTACGACGTTTGGCCGCACTGGTGCCTGGAAAAGTCTTGGGCGCGGCTCACGTGCTGGGCTGCTGGATGCTGATCGGCGTGCTGGCGCTGGAGCTGCGTTACGGCTTGCTGTTGCTGTCGAGCGAATACAACGCCTGGCGTTGGTTGGGCTGGGCGATTCTGCCGAGCCTGTACCTGGTGCTGGCCGCCGCGCCGCGCAGCTGGCCGTGGCCCATTTCGGCATACCCAAGGGCATACCGTGTGCTCGCCGCACTGCCGCTGGCGGTGCTGATGCTCGGTTGGTTCTGGCTGGCGAACATCTTTAGTGACGGCACGGCCAAGCCGTTGCCTTATGTGCCGCTGCTCAACCCATTGGACCTGGGCCTGCTGTTTGCGCTGCTGGGCATTTACCTGTGGTCGCGCAGTGCAACGCCGCAGCGTGGGCCGCGCGTTGAATTGATCGCCCAGGGCGTGGCCGGCACCTCGCTGTTCGCCTTCTTTACCGCGCTGGTGATGCGTACCGCCCATCATTGGGGCGGCGTGCCGTTTTATTTGGAGGCGTTGCTGGAGTCCATGCTGGTGCAAGCGGGCCTGTCCATCATCTGGACCCTGATCGCCCTCAGCCTGATGATCGGCGGTCACCTGCGCCATCGTCGCGAAGTGTGGCTGATCGGCGCAGCCCTGATCGCCGTGGTGGTGGCCAAGCTGTTCTTTGTCGAGCTGAGTAACCGTGGCGGCTTGGCGCGGATCGTGTCGTTTATCGGCGTGGGCGGTTTGTTGCTGGTGGTGGGCTACTTTGCGCCGCTGCCGCCTAAACGCGTTGAAACTGAGGAGGCATCTTCTTGA